In Methylomagnum ishizawai, one DNA window encodes the following:
- a CDS encoding HypC/HybG/HupF family hydrogenase formation chaperone encodes MCLAIPGQILSLPASPEQPGRVNFGGIVKETSLAFVPEAQVGDYVIVHAGFAISRLDEAEAAEALAEFAALAALHADEADTP; translated from the coding sequence ATGTGCCTAGCCATCCCCGGACAAATCCTCAGCCTCCCCGCCAGCCCCGAACAGCCGGGCCGCGTCAATTTCGGCGGCATCGTCAAGGAAACCAGCCTCGCCTTCGTGCCCGAGGCCCAGGTCGGCGATTACGTGATCGTCCATGCCGGTTTCGCCATTTCCCGGCTGGACGAGGCCGAGGCGGCGGAAGCCCTGGCCGAATTCGCCGCCCTCGCGGCCCTGCATGCGGACGAGGCCGACACCCCATGA
- a CDS encoding DEAD/DEAH box helicase: protein MKVLHCAWIPESGESFVQAGDFWLWAEQGGTGAERGGRRHPRHLPKTELIAFLENPLGLTISSYERRFHFLARGLSLPTAEGLPVPAPEFEHGGDEEPPPAALELWELDAYRLTRPIRQLGELRFLAYYHGPEAKPGGDLLFWHYFTQSLKAVILRDRYIPALVYRVSPEGGRELYAGWEIVSDDYERLIHDAAQRMPDACAIVGGSMYEKTGLLRHCAEVLVKRLVAQAAEGSALERGLRGTLLEACVAEGEPVPWKAGEPVTLYRQWQAWRGKLAARREESDFTLVLQLHEAFGEREAWRLELLVAPRQEPSRQVPLAEYWRMDTKAKRTLGLLCGGDLDKKLLLALGQAARIYPPLWEGLDEARPWGIALGLEDAFAFLHEGAWVLEDAGFMVLVPAWWTPQGRRRAKVRLRAGGKHPTGSGRRDALDVSSLIAYRYDLALGDEVLDEQEWQSLVESKSPLVRFRGRWLALDRDKMREMLDFWRRHQQGDSGMSLPELMRKAAEDEDFFEIEARDNLAEMLDKLRDHSRLQPAADPPGFGAALRDYQRRGLAWIAFLESLGLNGCLADDMGLGKTIQVLARLAEERVGGAKVAPTLLVAPTSVIGNWKREIERFTPELRAFIHHGTVRLRDAAKFQAICLDHDVVITSYALARKDEKVLAPIAWKRVVLDEAQNIKNPLSAQTKAVLKLNAEHRLALTGTPVENRLLDLWSIFNFLNPGYLGRQSHFRQRYELPIQRDNDPRSAETLKRLIEPFVLRRVKTDPDIMRDLPDKLENRQFCNLCREQASLYEAVVRDVERHLNEAEGFNRQGLILSTLTRLKQICNHPTQFLRDGSPFSPLRSPKLERLRDMLGDVVGEGESALVFTQFAEIGERLEKYLAEALDCPIYYLHGAVPAAKRERMIAEFQNPDTGPAVFVLSLRAGGVGITLTKANHVFHFDRWWNPAVEDQATDRAFRIGQQKNVFVHKFITLGTLEERIDRLIEEKKEVASLIVGNDESWLSRLDNETFRELIALNRMAVLE from the coding sequence ATGAAGGTATTGCATTGCGCATGGATTCCCGAATCCGGCGAAAGCTTCGTCCAGGCGGGCGATTTCTGGCTCTGGGCGGAACAGGGCGGGACGGGCGCGGAGCGGGGTGGACGCCGCCATCCCCGCCATCTGCCCAAGACCGAACTCATCGCCTTCCTGGAAAATCCCCTGGGGCTGACGATTTCCTCTTATGAACGGCGCTTCCATTTCCTGGCCCGCGGCCTGTCCCTGCCCACGGCGGAGGGACTGCCGGTGCCCGCGCCCGAATTCGAGCATGGCGGCGACGAGGAGCCGCCCCCCGCCGCGCTCGAACTGTGGGAACTCGATGCCTACCGCCTGACCCGCCCCATCCGCCAATTGGGCGAACTGCGCTTCCTGGCCTATTACCATGGTCCCGAGGCCAAGCCCGGCGGCGACCTGCTGTTCTGGCATTATTTCACCCAATCGCTGAAGGCGGTGATCCTGCGCGACCGCTATATCCCGGCCCTGGTCTACCGGGTGTCGCCCGAGGGCGGGCGCGAGCTGTACGCCGGTTGGGAGATCGTCTCCGACGACTACGAACGCCTGATCCACGACGCCGCCCAGCGGATGCCGGACGCCTGCGCCATCGTCGGCGGGTCGATGTATGAAAAAACCGGCCTGCTACGGCATTGCGCCGAGGTCTTGGTGAAACGCCTGGTGGCCCAGGCGGCGGAAGGTTCGGCCTTGGAACGCGGCCTGCGCGGCACCTTGCTCGAAGCCTGCGTGGCCGAGGGCGAACCCGTGCCGTGGAAGGCCGGCGAGCCGGTGACGCTGTACCGCCAATGGCAGGCGTGGCGCGGCAAGCTGGCGGCGCGGCGCGAGGAATCCGATTTCACCCTGGTGCTGCAATTGCACGAAGCCTTCGGCGAGCGCGAGGCGTGGCGGTTGGAACTCTTGGTCGCTCCGCGCCAGGAGCCTTCCCGCCAAGTACCGTTAGCCGAATATTGGCGCATGGACACAAAAGCCAAGCGGACGCTGGGCCTGTTGTGCGGCGGCGATTTGGACAAAAAACTCTTGCTGGCCCTGGGTCAGGCGGCGCGGATTTACCCGCCGCTGTGGGAAGGCTTGGACGAGGCCCGGCCTTGGGGCATCGCCCTGGGGCTGGAAGATGCCTTCGCCTTCCTGCACGAAGGGGCGTGGGTGTTGGAGGACGCCGGGTTCATGGTGCTGGTGCCCGCGTGGTGGACGCCGCAAGGCCGCCGCCGGGCCAAGGTCCGGCTCCGGGCCGGCGGTAAGCATCCCACCGGCAGCGGGCGACGCGATGCGCTCGACGTGAGCAGCCTCATCGCCTACCGCTACGACTTGGCCTTGGGCGACGAAGTCCTGGACGAACAGGAATGGCAAAGTCTGGTCGAGAGTAAATCGCCCTTGGTGCGGTTCCGGGGCCGTTGGCTGGCCTTGGACCGCGACAAGATGCGCGAAATGCTGGACTTCTGGCGTCGCCACCAACAGGGCGACAGCGGCATGAGCCTCCCCGAGTTGATGCGGAAGGCGGCGGAGGACGAGGACTTCTTCGAGATCGAGGCCCGCGACAACCTGGCCGAAATGCTGGACAAGCTCAGGGACCACAGCCGCTTGCAGCCCGCCGCCGACCCGCCCGGTTTCGGCGCGGCCTTGCGCGATTACCAGCGCCGCGGTTTGGCTTGGATCGCCTTCCTGGAAAGCCTGGGGCTGAATGGCTGCCTGGCCGACGACATGGGCCTCGGGAAAACCATCCAGGTGCTGGCCCGCTTGGCCGAGGAGCGAGTCGGCGGGGCCAAGGTCGCGCCGACTTTGTTGGTCGCGCCGACCTCGGTCATCGGCAACTGGAAACGCGAGATCGAGCGCTTCACGCCGGAACTCCGGGCCTTCATCCACCACGGCACGGTCCGGCTGCGCGACGCGGCCAAGTTCCAAGCCATCTGCCTGGACCATGACGTGGTCATCACCTCCTACGCCCTGGCCCGCAAGGACGAAAAAGTGCTGGCCCCCATCGCCTGGAAACGGGTGGTGCTGGACGAGGCCCAGAACATCAAGAACCCGCTTTCGGCCCAGACCAAGGCCGTGCTGAAGCTCAACGCCGAGCATCGCTTGGCCCTGACCGGCACCCCGGTGGAAAACCGCCTGCTCGACCTGTGGTCGATCTTCAACTTCCTCAATCCGGGTTATCTCGGTCGGCAATCGCATTTCCGCCAGCGCTACGAACTGCCGATCCAGCGCGACAACGACCCGCGTTCCGCCGAAACCCTCAAGCGGCTGATCGAGCCGTTCGTGTTGCGCCGGGTCAAAACCGATCCCGATATCATGCGCGACCTGCCCGACAAGTTGGAAAACCGCCAGTTCTGCAACCTGTGCCGGGAACAGGCTTCGCTGTACGAAGCCGTGGTGCGCGATGTGGAACGGCATTTGAACGAGGCCGAAGGCTTCAACCGCCAAGGCTTGATCCTCTCGACCCTGACCCGGCTCAAGCAAATCTGCAACCACCCGACCCAGTTCCTGCGCGATGGCAGCCCGTTCAGCCCGCTGCGCTCGCCCAAGCTGGAACGGCTGCGGGATATGCTGGGCGATGTGGTCGGCGAAGGCGAAAGCGCCCTGGTGTTCACCCAATTCGCCGAAATCGGCGAGCGCCTGGAAAAATATCTGGCCGAGGCGCTGGATTGCCCGATCTATTACCTGCACGGTGCGGTGCCCGCCGCCAAGCGCGAGCGGATGATCGCCGAGTTCCAAAATCCCGACACCGGCCCCGCCGTGTTCGTGCTGTCGCTCAGGGCGGGCGGGGTGGGCATCACCCTGACCAAGGCCAACCATGTGTTCCATTTCGACCGCTGGTGGAATCCGGCGGTGGAGGACCAGGCCACCGACCGCGCCTTCCGCATCGGCCAGCAAAAGAACGTGTTCGTCCACAAGTTCATCACGCTCGGCACCTTGGAGGAGCGCATCGACCGCTTGATCGAGGAAAAGAAGGAAGTGGCCTCGCTCATCGTCGGCAACGACGAATCCTGGCTCAGCCGCTTGGATAACGAGACCTTCCGCGAGTTGATCGCCTTGAACCGGATGGCGGTGTTGGAATAG
- the dhaL gene encoding dihydroxyacetone kinase subunit DhaL codes for MNTESILRAAEAIQAALLAHEADIEALDRAIGDGDHFINMKRGAAAVVALRDELATLAPDAALHKIGMKLLSSIGGASGPLIASFFLAMAKTMQERGADGWPQIAAAFAAGVAAIQSRGKADVGEKTLLDVLIPVSRCFTRLAEAGTEPATLCAELKREAEQGMESTRDMIASKGRAAFLGERAIGHIDPGAKTSQVMICTVCDLAST; via the coding sequence ATGAACACCGAATCCATCCTCCGCGCCGCCGAAGCCATCCAAGCCGCCCTCCTGGCTCACGAAGCCGATATCGAAGCGCTGGACCGCGCCATCGGCGATGGCGACCATTTCATCAATATGAAGCGCGGGGCGGCGGCCGTGGTCGCGCTGCGCGACGAATTGGCCACGCTCGCGCCGGACGCCGCTTTGCACAAGATCGGCATGAAGCTCTTATCCAGCATCGGCGGCGCGTCCGGGCCGTTGATCGCCAGCTTTTTCCTGGCGATGGCGAAAACAATGCAAGAGCGGGGCGCGGACGGCTGGCCGCAGATCGCCGCCGCTTTCGCCGCCGGGGTCGCGGCCATCCAGAGCCGGGGCAAGGCCGATGTCGGCGAGAAGACCCTACTGGACGTGCTGATTCCGGTGTCGCGCTGCTTCACCCGGCTGGCAGAGGCGGGCACCGAACCCGCCACGCTGTGCGCCGAACTCAAGCGCGAAGCCGAGCAAGGCATGGAATCCACCCGCGACATGATCGCCAGCAAGGGCCGCGCCGCCTTCCTGGGCGAACGCGCCATCGGCCATATCGATCCGGGGGCCAAGACCAGCCAAGTCATGATCTGCACCGTGTGCGATTTGGCCTCGACTTGA
- the dhaK gene encoding dihydroxyacetone kinase subunit DhaK, with protein sequence MKKFINAVDDVLVESLSGFAAAHADLVRLQLDPHYLCRAQKAQNKVAILSGGGSGHEPLHGGFVGYGMLDAACPGHVFTSPTPDQMLAAAEAVEAGRGVLFIVKNYAGDVMNFEMAAELLPFDHATVLTSDDVAVEDSTYTTGRRGVAGTLIVEKVVGSLAETGADLAACQALGEKVNRRTASMGVALSSCTVPAAGRPTFDIGPDELEMGVGIHGEPGRRREALRPADALVGDLLAALLEDLKPQPDSRALLLVNGFGGTPLMELYLLYHAAARWLAERGVAVERSLVGNYVTSLDMAGASLTLCLLDDEIRAHWDAPVHTPALRWGR encoded by the coding sequence ATGAAGAAATTTATCAACGCGGTGGACGACGTTTTGGTCGAGAGCCTGTCCGGTTTCGCGGCGGCCCATGCCGATCTGGTCCGGCTCCAACTCGATCCGCATTACCTGTGCCGGGCGCAAAAAGCCCAAAACAAGGTCGCGATCCTCTCGGGCGGCGGCTCCGGCCACGAGCCTTTGCACGGCGGTTTCGTGGGTTATGGGATGCTGGACGCGGCCTGTCCCGGCCATGTGTTCACCTCGCCGACCCCGGACCAGATGCTCGCCGCCGCCGAAGCGGTCGAAGCGGGCCGGGGCGTGTTGTTCATCGTCAAGAACTACGCCGGGGACGTGATGAATTTCGAGATGGCGGCGGAACTGCTGCCCTTCGACCACGCCACCGTGTTGACCAGCGACGACGTGGCGGTCGAGGATTCCACCTACACCACCGGACGCCGCGGCGTGGCCGGCACCTTGATCGTGGAGAAAGTGGTCGGGAGCCTCGCCGAAACCGGGGCCGATTTGGCGGCCTGCCAAGCCCTGGGCGAGAAGGTCAACCGCCGTACCGCCTCCATGGGCGTGGCCCTGAGCAGTTGCACCGTACCGGCGGCGGGCCGCCCCACCTTCGACATCGGCCCGGACGAACTGGAAATGGGCGTCGGCATCCACGGCGAACCGGGACGCCGCCGCGAAGCGCTGCGCCCGGCGGATGCCCTCGTCGGCGATTTGCTCGCCGCCCTCCTCGAAGACCTGAAACCGCAGCCGGATAGCCGGGCCTTGCTGTTGGTGAATGGCTTCGGCGGCACGCCCTTGATGGAACTGTATTTGCTCTACCACGCGGCGGCGCGGTGGCTGGCGGAACGGGGAGTGGCGGTGGAACGCTCCCTGGTCGGCAATTACGTGACCTCGCTGGACATGGCCGGGGCTTCGCTCACGCTGTGCTTGCTGGACGACGAAATCCGCGCCCATTGGGACGCGCCGGTACACACCCCAGCCTTGCGCTGGGGCCGCTAA
- a CDS encoding SWIM zinc finger family protein, translating into MAIKQGKTWWGRRFLEGLETFTESGRLARGRQYAAAQRIVEWGIRGSRVEAQVKGQASPYYGVYEEPVYRTLVEFTPIPDTAWDEAIGQIGGKAGFVCRLLFNEMPDEIERPLAQLGLSLLPQGRKDVATACSCPDPGKPCKHVAALYYALAAKLDHDPFLLFELRGLSRADLALRLKATPLGSALAAALTENLGEPEPARTFFHRPEPIALPATVSPRDFWRGAKRLPQGVESPPPAALSGILIRKGGDYPPFWDKELSFVEAMDGFYEQVRKKAKDWM; encoded by the coding sequence ATGGCGATCAAGCAAGGCAAGACCTGGTGGGGCCGCCGTTTCCTCGAAGGCTTGGAAACCTTCACCGAAAGCGGGCGCTTGGCGCGGGGCCGGCAGTATGCCGCCGCCCAGCGCATCGTCGAATGGGGCATCCGTGGCAGCCGGGTCGAGGCGCAAGTGAAAGGGCAGGCCAGCCCGTACTATGGCGTCTATGAAGAGCCGGTGTATCGGACCCTGGTCGAATTCACGCCCATCCCCGACACGGCCTGGGACGAGGCCATCGGCCAGATCGGCGGCAAAGCCGGGTTCGTCTGCCGGTTGTTGTTCAACGAGATGCCGGACGAGATCGAGCGGCCCCTGGCCCAACTCGGGCTGTCGCTCCTGCCCCAGGGCCGCAAGGATGTCGCCACCGCGTGTTCCTGCCCCGACCCCGGAAAGCCCTGCAAGCATGTCGCCGCGCTGTATTACGCCCTGGCGGCCAAGCTGGACCACGATCCTTTCCTGCTGTTCGAACTACGCGGCTTGTCCCGCGCCGATTTGGCGCTGCGGCTCAAGGCCACGCCCTTGGGTTCGGCCCTGGCGGCGGCGCTGACCGAGAACCTGGGCGAACCCGAACCCGCCCGCACATTCTTCCACCGCCCGGAGCCTATCGCCTTGCCCGCCACGGTGTCGCCCAGGGATTTCTGGCGCGGGGCCAAGCGCTTGCCGCAGGGGGTGGAATCGCCGCCGCCCGCCGCTTTATCCGGCATCCTGATCCGCAAGGGCGGGGATTACCCGCCGTTCTGGGATAAGGAATTGTCCTTCGTCGAGGCGATGGACGGCTTCTACGAGCAGGTGCGCAAGAAGGCCAAGGATTGGATGTAA
- a CDS encoding flavodoxin domain-containing protein — translation MRILIVYFTREGQTGRIAERIAARLAGAGHHVECRPDDGDPAAYEAVIVGASIHYGHHSLAAHLWGFRHRQALAARPAAFFSVSLTGGGPGARPLVARKYLEAYLSRTRWRPPLTAIFGGALPYSRYTPFTRGLVRLFVRMAGGDTDASRDYDYTDWEAVDGFAEDFLARVAAPESGATAR, via the coding sequence ATGCGTATACTGATCGTTTATTTCACCCGCGAAGGCCAGACCGGACGCATCGCCGAACGGATCGCGGCCCGCTTGGCCGGGGCGGGCCACCACGTGGAGTGCCGTCCAGACGACGGCGACCCCGCCGCCTACGAGGCCGTGATCGTCGGGGCGTCCATCCACTACGGGCATCACTCTTTGGCCGCGCACCTGTGGGGTTTCCGCCACCGCCAGGCGCTGGCGGCCCGGCCCGCCGCCTTCTTCTCGGTTAGCCTCACGGGGGGCGGACCTGGTGCCCGGCCCTTGGTGGCCCGGAAATATCTGGAGGCCTATCTTTCCCGCACCCGCTGGCGTCCGCCGCTGACCGCCATTTTCGGCGGGGCTTTGCCTTATAGCCGCTATACGCCGTTCACGCGGGGCTTGGTGCGCTTGTTCGTCAGGATGGCGGGGGGAGATACCGATGCCTCGCGCGATTACGACTATACCGATTGGGAAGCGGTGGACGGATTCGCCGAGGATTTCCTGGCACGGGTCGCCGCCCCGGAATCCGGGGCTACGGCCCGATAG
- a CDS encoding BON domain-containing protein — MSLFDFVRDIGNALFHSDEEAAGKIKAYIEADNPGIDNLEVLYQKGFVTLRGTSRSWDAVEKAILMAGNVKGVGKAISEIQVVDAPTPPPAELQSAGGGAATPVDYYVIQQGDTLSALARRFYGDGGQYMKLFDANREVIKHPDSIFVGQKIRIPQP; from the coding sequence ATGAGCTTGTTCGATTTTGTCCGCGATATCGGGAATGCCTTGTTCCATTCCGACGAGGAAGCCGCCGGGAAAATCAAAGCCTATATCGAGGCCGACAATCCCGGCATCGACAATCTGGAAGTCCTTTACCAGAAAGGTTTCGTGACCTTGCGCGGCACCAGCCGCAGTTGGGACGCGGTGGAAAAAGCCATCCTCATGGCCGGGAATGTCAAGGGCGTGGGGAAGGCCATCAGCGAAATCCAGGTGGTCGATGCCCCGACCCCACCGCCCGCCGAACTCCAATCGGCGGGCGGTGGGGCGGCGACCCCGGTGGACTATTATGTGATCCAGCAGGGCGATACCCTCTCGGCCCTGGCCCGGCGCTTTTACGGGGACGGCGGCCAATATATGAAATTGTTCGACGCCAACCGGGAAGTCATCAAACACCCGGACAGCATTTTCGTCGGGCAGAAAATCAGGATTCCCCAGCCCTGA
- the metF gene encoding methylenetetrahydrofolate reductase [NAD(P)H] produces the protein MRSQQQYSQVYSLEFFPPKTPEAETSLNNTLAKLAPLRPKFCSVTFGAAGSTREKTFETVVNLQTAYGLEAAPHLSCVASTRDNMREVLHAYQSQGIRHIVALRGDMPSGMMSAGEFRYANELVTFIREETGDHFHIEVAAYPEMHPQAQGIEADLKNFKRKVDAGANSAITQYFFNPEAYFRFIDDCEKLGLDLPITPGIMPITNYTQIARFSEMCGADIPRWVRKRLEALGDDRAAIRAFGLEVVSDLCRRLLEQGAPGLHFYTLNQAEAVLGIWKNLGLESA, from the coding sequence ATGCGCTCCCAACAACAATATTCCCAAGTCTACAGCCTGGAATTCTTCCCGCCCAAAACCCCGGAGGCGGAAACCAGCTTGAATAACACCCTGGCCAAACTCGCCCCGCTCCGGCCCAAGTTCTGCTCGGTCACTTTCGGCGCGGCGGGCTCGACCCGCGAGAAGACCTTCGAGACCGTGGTGAACCTGCAAACCGCCTATGGTCTGGAAGCCGCCCCGCATCTCTCCTGCGTGGCCTCGACCCGCGACAATATGCGCGAGGTGCTGCACGCTTATCAGAGCCAGGGTATCCGCCATATCGTGGCCCTGCGCGGCGATATGCCTTCGGGGATGATGTCGGCGGGGGAATTCCGCTATGCCAACGAACTGGTGACGTTCATCCGCGAGGAAACCGGCGACCATTTCCATATCGAGGTCGCGGCCTACCCGGAAATGCACCCGCAAGCCCAGGGCATCGAAGCCGATCTTAAAAACTTCAAGCGCAAGGTGGACGCCGGGGCCAATAGCGCCATCACCCAATATTTCTTCAATCCCGAAGCCTATTTCCGCTTCATCGACGATTGCGAAAAGCTGGGCCTCGATCTCCCCATCACCCCCGGCATCATGCCGATCACCAATTACACCCAGATCGCGCGCTTCTCCGAGATGTGCGGGGCCGATATTCCGCGCTGGGTCAGGAAGCGCCTGGAAGCCCTGGGCGACGACCGCGCCGCCATCCGCGCCTTCGGCCTGGAGGTGGTGAGCGATTTGTGCCGCCGTTTGTTGGAGCAGGGCGCGCCGGGACTGCACTTTTATACCCTGAACCAAGCCGAGGCGGTGCTGGGGATTTGGAAGAACTTGGGGTTGGAGTCGGCCTAG
- a CDS encoding glycosyltransferase 61 family protein, with protein sequence MEYCQFKDIIVQPFSRLLGGKPTPFKGGPVFPDDAPAYVRHYRNKKIMDEVDTLIDAPDSLPVIAGSYVYAGPLIRHFGHFMAECCHRLWAFHRLRPEVDGIVYGVRPGQSDPLRDYPGFIAEALAHFGIAPEQVKLVNQPTRFQNLIVPQQAAALWRSPAKEYLDFLARLDPQALEADDIPEKIYVGRAHLIKNGCLCGEDYLEQLLGAEGYFILRPENYPLVRQWQYYANAKKLIFTEGSAIHGLELLPRLQAEVFVINRRPQSILAERVLGPRCAKLQVFDGIAVVGIVQDTRQEPANALSRIENIEGLLDALRDHGFAGLSGFDPEEFLAREALYLNQIATRL encoded by the coding sequence ATGGAATACTGCCAATTCAAGGATATTATTGTCCAGCCCTTTTCCCGGCTGTTGGGCGGGAAACCCACGCCCTTCAAAGGTGGTCCGGTTTTCCCGGACGATGCCCCGGCCTATGTGCGGCATTATCGCAATAAGAAAATCATGGACGAGGTCGATACCCTTATCGACGCCCCGGATTCCCTGCCGGTGATCGCGGGGTCTTATGTCTACGCCGGGCCGTTGATTAGGCATTTCGGCCATTTCATGGCGGAATGCTGCCATAGGCTGTGGGCGTTCCACCGGCTCCGGCCCGAGGTCGATGGCATCGTCTACGGCGTCAGGCCCGGCCAATCCGACCCATTGCGGGATTATCCAGGCTTCATAGCCGAGGCTTTGGCCCATTTCGGGATAGCCCCGGAACAGGTGAAACTGGTCAATCAACCCACCCGGTTCCAAAACTTGATCGTTCCGCAGCAAGCCGCCGCGCTGTGGCGGAGTCCCGCCAAGGAATATTTGGACTTCCTGGCCCGACTCGATCCGCAAGCGCTGGAAGCCGATGATATCCCGGAAAAAATCTACGTGGGCCGGGCGCACCTTATCAAAAATGGCTGCCTGTGCGGGGAGGATTATCTGGAGCAGCTTCTGGGCGCAGAGGGTTATTTCATCCTGCGACCGGAAAATTATCCGCTGGTCCGGCAATGGCAGTATTACGCCAACGCCAAAAAATTGATCTTCACCGAAGGCAGCGCCATCCACGGCCTCGAACTATTACCCCGTTTACAAGCCGAGGTTTTCGTGATCAACCGGCGGCCCCAAAGCATCCTGGCGGAACGGGTGTTAGGGCCGAGATGCGCTAAACTCCAGGTCTTCGATGGGATTGCCGTGGTCGGCATCGTCCAGGATACCCGGCAGGAACCCGCCAACGCCCTCTCCAGGATCGAGAATATCGAGGGTTTATTGGACGCCCTCCGGGACCATGGTTTCGCCGGTTTATCCGGTTTCGATCCCGAGGAATTCCTGGCCAGGGAAGCCTTATATTTGAACCAGATCGCAACCCGGCTTTGA
- the ahcY gene encoding adenosylhomocysteinase: MNAAVQSETFTDYVVADLALADWGRKEIKIAETEMPGLMAIREEFAAAQPLKGARITGSLHMTIQTAVLIETLTALGAAVRWASCNIFSTQDHAAAAIAAQGVPVFAVKGESLEEYWDYTHRIFEWADGGYSNMILDDGGDATLLLHLGAKAEADAAVLANPGSEEERVLFAAIKAKLATDPAWYSVRLAAVKGVTEETTTGVHRLYQMHAKGDLKFPGINVNDSVTKSKFDNLYGCRESLVDGIKRATDVMVAGKVALVCGYGDVGKGSAQALRALSAQVWVTEIDPICALQAAMEGYRVVTMDYAADKADIFVTCTGNYHVITHDHMVKMKDQAIVCNIGHFDNEIEVAAIEKYQWEEIKPQVDHVIFPDGKRIILLAKGRLVNLGCATGHPSYVMSSSFANQTIAQIELWTERDSGKYPIGVYTLPKHLDEKVARLQLKKLNAQLTELTAEQAAYIGVPVEGPYKAEHYRY; encoded by the coding sequence ATGAACGCTGCTGTCCAATCCGAAACCTTCACCGACTACGTCGTCGCCGACCTCGCCCTGGCCGATTGGGGCCGCAAGGAAATCAAAATCGCCGAGACCGAAATGCCGGGACTCATGGCGATCCGCGAGGAATTCGCCGCCGCCCAACCCCTCAAGGGCGCGCGCATCACCGGCTCCCTGCACATGACCATCCAGACGGCGGTGCTGATCGAAACCCTCACCGCCCTGGGCGCGGCAGTGCGCTGGGCTTCCTGCAACATCTTCTCGACCCAGGACCACGCCGCCGCCGCCATCGCCGCGCAGGGCGTCCCGGTGTTCGCGGTCAAGGGCGAATCGCTGGAAGAATACTGGGATTACACCCACCGCATCTTCGAATGGGCCGATGGCGGCTATTCCAACATGATCTTGGACGATGGCGGCGACGCCACCTTGCTGCTGCACCTGGGCGCGAAGGCCGAGGCCGACGCTGCCGTGCTGGCGAATCCGGGTTCCGAGGAAGAGCGGGTGTTGTTCGCCGCCATCAAGGCCAAGCTGGCGACCGATCCGGCTTGGTATTCCGTGCGTTTGGCCGCCGTGAAGGGCGTGACCGAGGAAACCACCACCGGCGTCCACCGCCTCTATCAGATGCATGCCAAGGGCGATCTGAAATTCCCCGGCATCAACGTCAACGATTCCGTCACCAAATCCAAATTCGACAACCTCTACGGCTGTCGCGAATCCCTGGTGGACGGGATCAAACGCGCCACCGACGTGATGGTGGCCGGCAAGGTCGCCTTGGTCTGCGGTTATGGCGATGTGGGCAAGGGTTCCGCCCAGGCGCTGCGCGCCCTGTCCGCCCAGGTATGGGTGACGGAAATCGACCCGATCTGCGCCCTGCAAGCGGCGATGGAAGGCTACCGCGTGGTGACCATGGACTACGCCGCCGACAAGGCCGATATCTTCGTCACCTGCACCGGCAATTACCACGTCATCACCCATGACCACATGGTGAAGATGAAGGACCAGGCCATCGTCTGCAACATCGGCCATTTCGACAACGAGATCGAAGTCGCCGCCATCGAAAAATACCAGTGGGAAGAAATCAAGCCGCAGGTGGACCATGTCATCTTCCCCGATGGCAAGCGCATCATCCTGCTGGCCAAGGGCCGCTTGGTGAACCTGGGCTGCGCGACCGGCCATCCGTCCTACGTGATGTCCTCCAGCTTCGCCAACCAGACCATCGCCCAGATCGAACTGTGGACCGAGCGCGATTCCGGCAAATATCCCATCGGCGTCTATACCCTCCCGAAGCACCTCGACGAGAAGGTCGCCCGCTTGCAGCTCAAGAAGCTCAACGCGCAACTGACCGAACTGACCGCGGAGCAGGCGGCTTATATCGGCGTGCCGGTGGAAGGCCCGTACAAGGCCGAGCATTACCGTTATTGA